From Marinoscillum sp. 108, a single genomic window includes:
- a CDS encoding sigma-54 dependent transcriptional regulator, with amino-acid sequence MDKELGKILIIDDDEDVLLAAKMLLKKHAKEVLIEKNPKKIPFLLNNDTYDLILLDMNFSKDITSGKEGFYWLEQILDKDPQAVVVLITAFGDVEMAVRALKAGATDFVLKPWQNEKLIATLNSAAKLKESYKEVSQLKQTSKQLQEDSNLAFKNIIGESNEIKEVFKIIDKVAGTDANILILGENGTGKELIARAIHQKSLRKDNVFIGVDMGAITESLFESELFGHKKGAYTDAKEDRAGRFEIANNGTLFLDEIGNLNMPLQSKLLTALQKREVTRIGSNQSLPIDIRLICATNMPIYEMVGESTFRQDLLYRINTVEIHLPPLRDRLDDIPLLANHFLETYNQKYRKNISKIAPNTIKKLQKYSWPGNIRELQHAIERAIIMSDTEVLSPDDFFFLAQKPENNNTVEADNFNLDEVEKNVIQRAVNKHNGNISKAAKELGLTRASLYRRLEKYGL; translated from the coding sequence GTGGATAAAGAACTAGGTAAAATTTTAATAATCGATGATGATGAGGATGTGCTGTTGGCAGCCAAAATGCTTCTGAAGAAACATGCCAAAGAAGTCCTGATAGAAAAGAATCCAAAGAAAATCCCTTTTCTGCTCAACAACGACACTTATGACCTGATTTTGCTGGATATGAACTTCAGCAAGGATATCACGAGTGGAAAGGAAGGTTTTTACTGGTTGGAGCAGATTTTGGATAAAGACCCACAGGCCGTAGTGGTGCTCATTACAGCTTTTGGCGATGTGGAAATGGCGGTGAGGGCCCTGAAGGCTGGTGCCACTGATTTTGTGCTCAAGCCATGGCAAAATGAAAAATTGATTGCCACACTCAATAGTGCCGCCAAACTAAAGGAGTCTTATAAGGAGGTCTCACAACTCAAGCAAACCAGCAAGCAGCTGCAGGAAGACAGCAACCTGGCTTTCAAGAACATCATAGGTGAGAGCAACGAGATCAAAGAAGTCTTCAAAATCATCGATAAAGTAGCCGGTACGGATGCTAACATTTTGATCCTGGGTGAGAACGGTACCGGTAAGGAGCTTATCGCCAGAGCTATTCACCAAAAATCTTTGAGAAAAGACAATGTATTCATTGGGGTAGACATGGGTGCCATCACCGAAAGTTTATTCGAAAGCGAGTTGTTCGGTCATAAAAAAGGGGCCTACACAGATGCCAAGGAGGATCGTGCAGGACGGTTTGAGATCGCCAACAATGGCACCCTTTTTTTGGACGAGATTGGCAACCTGAATATGCCGCTCCAGTCCAAACTACTCACCGCTCTGCAGAAGCGTGAAGTCACACGGATCGGCAGCAACCAGTCACTGCCCATAGACATCCGACTCATCTGTGCCACCAACATGCCTATCTATGAAATGGTAGGAGAAAGCACCTTCAGACAGGATTTACTTTATCGTATCAATACCGTAGAAATCCATTTGCCCCCGTTGAGAGACCGGTTGGATGACATCCCTTTGCTGGCTAATCATTTTCTGGAAACCTACAATCAGAAGTATCGAAAGAATATTTCCAAGATTGCTCCAAATACGATCAAAAAACTCCAAAAATACAGCTGGCCCGGTAACATCAGGGAACTCCAGCATGCCATTGAGCGAGCGATCATCATGAGTGACACGGAAGTCCTAAGCCCGGATGATTTCTTCTTTTTGGCCCAAAAGCCAGAAAACAATAACACCGTAGAAGCTGATAATTTCAATCTGGATGAGGTAGAAAAAAATGTGATCCAGCGCGCCGTGAACAAGCACAATGGAAACATCTCGAAAGCAGCAAAAGAACTGGGTCTGACCAGAGCCTCACTCTACAGAAGGCTGGAGAAATATGGGTTATAA
- a CDS encoding PAS domain-containing sensor histidine kinase: protein MGYNKFRYQLIGRVILLGLTIFLFANLFYTESYTFSKILIFLLICVQGYYLFYSLEKSNREIIGFLQSIKWDDFSHTYPERKEGSSIDELYNEFNAVIKKFREIRAEKEASYQYLKTIVQHVGIGIVTFDAQGEVQIINTTARTLLGVKHLKNIKQLKVINEELVTTLRELRTGGRDLVKISKTDEDEIQLAIYAIELSLRGKEFKLISLQNIQSELEEKEMEAWQNLIRVLTHEIMNSVTPISSLARTIESEMEEWLDNGQDINQINNEQISDFHTALHTIHRRSESLIKFVGDFRNMTHITLPNLSQVCIKELIGHVVSLLKHDFQQTGVQLVQDVPDSLCIQIDEQQIEQVVINIVKNAIQALGEVDDEDIQKTLWIKASERPEGGALISIRDNGPGIEEEALKKIFIPFYTTKKSGSGIGLSLSKQIMRNHRGSIAVRSVINDGTEFTLKFSQ from the coding sequence ATGGGTTATAACAAATTTCGATATCAACTAATAGGCCGGGTAATCCTGCTCGGCCTCACCATCTTTCTGTTTGCCAATCTCTTTTATACCGAGAGTTATACATTCAGTAAAATTCTCATATTCCTGCTCATTTGTGTGCAGGGGTATTACCTCTTTTATTCTCTGGAAAAGTCCAATAGGGAAATCATTGGTTTTTTACAAAGCATCAAATGGGACGACTTCTCGCACACTTATCCGGAGCGAAAGGAGGGGTCGAGCATTGATGAACTTTACAATGAGTTCAACGCTGTAATCAAAAAATTTCGAGAAATCAGGGCCGAAAAGGAGGCCAGCTATCAGTACCTCAAAACCATCGTTCAGCATGTGGGGATAGGCATTGTTACATTTGATGCTCAGGGCGAAGTACAGATCATCAACACCACGGCGCGCACCCTTTTGGGTGTAAAACACCTCAAAAACATCAAACAGCTAAAGGTTATCAACGAGGAACTGGTAACAACGCTTCGGGAGCTTCGCACCGGAGGAAGGGATCTGGTGAAAATCTCCAAAACGGATGAGGACGAAATACAGCTGGCCATCTATGCGATTGAATTGTCCCTGCGAGGTAAAGAATTCAAGCTGATCTCCCTCCAAAACATCCAAAGTGAGCTGGAAGAAAAGGAAATGGAAGCCTGGCAAAATCTGATTAGGGTACTCACCCATGAAATCATGAATTCTGTCACCCCGATCTCCTCACTGGCACGCACCATAGAATCGGAGATGGAGGAGTGGCTCGATAATGGGCAGGACATCAATCAGATCAACAATGAGCAGATTAGTGACTTCCACACTGCCCTACACACCATCCACAGGAGAAGTGAGAGTCTGATCAAATTTGTGGGTGATTTTAGAAATATGACCCATATCACGCTCCCCAACCTGTCTCAGGTATGTATCAAAGAGCTAATCGGGCATGTGGTTTCGCTACTCAAACACGATTTTCAGCAAACCGGGGTGCAGTTAGTGCAGGACGTACCTGATTCGCTTTGCATTCAGATAGACGAACAGCAAATAGAGCAGGTAGTCATCAATATTGTGAAAAATGCCATTCAGGCACTTGGAGAAGTAGACGATGAAGACATCCAAAAAACCCTGTGGATCAAGGCTTCTGAGCGGCCAGAGGGCGGTGCACTCATTTCCATCAGAGACAATGGGCCTGGCATCGAAGAGGAAGCGCTCAAAAAGATTTTCATCCCATTCTACACCACCAAGAAAAGTGGATCCGGAATTGGGCTGAGCCTTTCCAAACAGATCATGAGAAATCATCGTGGGTCCATAGCTGTACGCTCTGTGATCAATGACGGTACAGAATTTACCCTGAAATTCTCTCAGTAA
- a CDS encoding glycosyltransferase family protein, which produces MKYIFIIQGEGRGHMTQALSLAKILRQNGHEITRVIVGKSERRSIPQFFTDKIGTEVVPLESPNFVTDKQQKSVKPFRTIVYSLLKAPIYKKSMDRMDEIVREDEPDVIVNFYDFLGGLYNFSRRPKALFICIAHQYLISHPEFDFPPKRKLDKLSLQMGNKITSLGANKILALSFQPFQDVPKKKLYVVPPLLRDEVKEEQVTSGDHFLVYMVNPGYSAEVEKFHQTYPEQALHCFWDKKEIPEEHQIDATLTYHQLNDEKFISKMASAKGYVTTAGFESVCEAMYMGKPVLMVPVQGHYEQACNAVDAMKAGAGTFSESFNIEKLYQYLPNHVDISRPFQQWADQATEMFPKHLK; this is translated from the coding sequence TTGAAATACATCTTCATCATACAAGGCGAAGGCAGAGGTCACATGACCCAGGCACTTTCACTCGCTAAAATACTCAGGCAAAATGGCCATGAAATCACCAGGGTAATTGTGGGAAAAAGTGAGCGCAGGTCCATTCCACAGTTCTTCACTGACAAAATTGGCACCGAGGTGGTGCCACTGGAAAGTCCAAATTTTGTCACAGACAAGCAGCAGAAGTCCGTAAAACCCTTTCGGACGATAGTCTATTCCCTGCTCAAAGCTCCCATTTACAAGAAATCAATGGATCGGATGGATGAGATCGTGCGTGAAGATGAGCCCGATGTAATTGTCAATTTTTACGATTTCCTGGGTGGGCTTTATAATTTTTCACGGCGACCTAAGGCGTTGTTTATCTGTATTGCGCACCAGTACCTCATTAGTCATCCGGAATTTGATTTTCCTCCAAAGAGAAAACTGGATAAACTCTCTCTACAAATGGGAAATAAAATCACCAGCCTGGGGGCCAACAAGATATTGGCGCTCTCCTTTCAGCCGTTTCAGGATGTACCAAAGAAAAAGCTGTATGTAGTGCCCCCATTGCTCAGAGATGAGGTAAAAGAGGAGCAGGTAACCAGCGGAGATCATTTTCTGGTCTATATGGTTAACCCCGGATACTCAGCTGAGGTAGAAAAATTTCATCAAACCTACCCAGAGCAGGCCTTGCATTGCTTTTGGGACAAAAAAGAGATACCGGAGGAGCACCAAATAGATGCCACCCTTACCTATCACCAGCTCAATGATGAGAAATTCATCTCTAAAATGGCCAGCGCAAAAGGATACGTCACCACTGCGGGCTTTGAGTCAGTATGTGAGGCTATGTATATGGGTAAGCCTGTACTGATGGTGCCTGTGCAAGGCCACTATGAGCAGGCCTGCAATGCCGTGGATGCCATGAAGGCCGGGGCGGGTACTTTCAGTGAATCTTTTAATATTGAAAAGCTGTATCAATATCTACCCAATCATGTCGATATTAGTCGACCATTCCAGCAATGGGCAGACCAGGCAACCGAAATGTTTCCCAAACACCTGAAGTAA
- a CDS encoding Lrp/AsnC family transcriptional regulator: MKLNSLHLKLDEIDRKILEILQSNAKITNAQLSKDIGLSPAPTLERVKKLENSGIIKSYHAKLDTERIGLGVHTFVQVTLKGHNKKNIDIFLAEINQIPEVIECHHITGSGDFILKVISKDITSYQRLMLEKVSEIDVVDSLQSMVILSTFKDSKVMPVPLS, encoded by the coding sequence ATGAAGTTAAATTCACTGCACTTAAAGCTAGACGAAATAGACAGGAAGATTTTAGAGATTTTACAATCAAACGCTAAGATCACCAACGCCCAATTATCAAAAGATATAGGTCTGTCGCCAGCCCCAACCCTGGAAAGAGTAAAAAAGTTGGAAAATTCAGGTATTATCAAGAGCTACCATGCCAAACTGGATACCGAGCGCATAGGTCTGGGTGTTCACACTTTTGTTCAGGTTACTTTGAAGGGCCATAACAAAAAGAACATTGATATCTTTTTGGCTGAGATCAATCAGATTCCTGAAGTGATTGAGTGTCATCACATCACGGGCTCTGGGGATTTTATTTTAAAGGTTATTTCTAAAGATATTACCTCCTATCAGCGCCTCATGCTGGAAAAAGTAAGTGAGATCGACGTGGTAGACAGCTTGCAGTCTATGGTGATTCTTTCTACTTTCAAGGATAGCAAAGTGATGCCTGTGCCATTGTCATGA
- a CDS encoding phosphoribosyltransferase family protein, with protein sequence MIAAQNLILSEVQVNQIIRRIAFEIYENNFDEKNIVVVGIYDKGYLLAERIVRELSAIAEGVKISLIKLEINKEKPLASEVTLDVPSKNLKGKVIILVDDVLNTGKTMAHSMSALLEVEVKKLQIAVLVNRSHKQFPLSANYKGYELSTTIDEHVDVKLEDPVGVFLY encoded by the coding sequence ATGATAGCTGCACAAAATCTTATTTTATCTGAAGTACAAGTCAATCAAATCATCAGGCGGATAGCCTTTGAGATTTATGAAAACAACTTTGATGAAAAGAACATCGTGGTTGTTGGCATTTATGACAAAGGCTATTTACTTGCTGAAAGGATTGTGCGTGAGCTCTCGGCGATAGCGGAAGGTGTAAAGATCAGCTTGATCAAGCTTGAGATAAATAAAGAGAAGCCACTTGCTTCGGAGGTCACACTGGATGTGCCCTCCAAAAATCTGAAAGGGAAAGTGATCATCTTGGTAGATGATGTGCTCAATACAGGCAAAACCATGGCGCATAGTATGAGCGCATTGCTGGAAGTGGAAGTCAAGAAGCTTCAGATTGCAGTGTTGGTCAACAGAAGCCACAAACAGTTTCCCCTTTCGGCCAACTACAAAGGATATGAGCTATCCACTACCATAGACGAACACGTGGATGTGAAGCTGGAAGATCCAGTAGGCGTGTTCCTGTATTGA